The proteins below come from a single Erythrobacter sp. SG61-1L genomic window:
- a CDS encoding TonB family protein translates to MEQMPGKSPRRRPKWGTLALVVLFHLLVIAGLARAFAPSFTAQVVEQAASVLTVTITAPSEEPPAPTASPEPDEGAAAPQGKQAKPREVSAPPAQIPVKPTAAPPVSSTGSENQSGARDEGEGTGAGGEGSGTGSGASGSGQGNGGARKLEKLAGDINSAKDYPKKTRDLRIGHSVTIQLTVGTDGLVKDCKVVEPSPDTQADAITCSLARERFRFNPATNARGEPVVGQYRWRQRWFY, encoded by the coding sequence ATGGAGCAGATGCCCGGCAAATCGCCTCGCCGCAGGCCCAAATGGGGCACGTTGGCGCTTGTCGTGCTGTTCCACTTGCTGGTGATCGCGGGGCTGGCGCGGGCTTTTGCCCCCAGTTTCACGGCGCAGGTGGTGGAACAGGCGGCATCCGTCCTCACGGTGACGATCACCGCGCCCAGCGAAGAACCGCCCGCCCCCACTGCCTCGCCGGAGCCGGATGAAGGCGCCGCCGCGCCGCAGGGCAAGCAGGCAAAGCCGCGCGAGGTTTCAGCGCCGCCCGCCCAGATCCCGGTGAAGCCAACCGCGGCCCCGCCGGTCAGCTCTACCGGCAGCGAAAACCAGTCCGGCGCGCGAGACGAAGGGGAAGGCACCGGCGCCGGGGGCGAAGGTAGCGGGACGGGCAGCGGCGCTTCCGGCAGCGGCCAAGGCAATGGCGGTGCGCGCAAGCTGGAAAAGCTTGCGGGAGACATCAATTCGGCAAAGGATTATCCGAAGAAGACCCGCGACCTGCGGATCGGCCACAGCGTTACGATCCAACTGACCGTGGGCACGGACGGGCTGGTGAAGGATTGCAAGGTGGTCGAGCCAAGCCCAGACACTCAGGCCGATGCCATCACCTGCAGCCTTGCGCGCGAACGGTTCCGTTTCAATCCCGCCACCAATGCGCGGGGCGAGCCGGTCGTGGGGCAATATCGCTGGCGGCAG
- a CDS encoding PilZ domain-containing protein: MDNIERRSSPRAGTRKQIRLRDAFQLVPGAVLMDLSVTGCQVSLRGVQLAIGQIVVVRPDGLEGLSGVVRWIEGGRVGIEFDRPLHPGVAAHIVAAPAPAPGGALADYSAPSRRYVAMQLLKSVA; encoded by the coding sequence ATGGACAATATCGAACGGCGCAGTTCTCCGCGCGCCGGTACGCGTAAGCAGATTCGGCTGCGCGATGCATTTCAACTGGTCCCCGGGGCCGTGTTGATGGACCTTTCTGTTACGGGCTGTCAGGTTTCGTTGCGCGGTGTGCAGCTGGCGATTGGCCAGATCGTGGTCGTCCGGCCGGATGGGCTTGAGGGCCTTTCGGGTGTGGTCCGCTGGATCGAGGGCGGGCGCGTGGGGATCGAATTCGACCGGCCGCTGCATCCCGGCGTCGCCGCGCATATTGTCGCCGCTCCCGCTCCGGCGCCCGGTGGCGCACTGGCGGACTATTCCGCGCCGTCCCGCCGCTATGTCGCGATGCAACTGCTGAAAAGCGTCGCTTGA
- a CDS encoding EAL domain-containing protein, giving the protein MDMAAQMFDCPAAAVNLVGDDHVFIVSAYGIDEYDPGRDVSFCAHAINQGKVLVVPDATLDPRFHDNPLVEGGFIRFYAGVPIMSREGHALGALCVLDTAPHLQFPPEDQQRLMELAKLAADRLELRRLHVAAETSASHLEASAATSPNAIVCFDADARITAWNEAAAQMFGHDEQQALGQPLDLIVAEEDRAMVHAGIARVLGGGSPRQEGTALTARRRDGGRFPVELNWSRWMEGGAMHFGAIIRDMTQKRSEEEALIYLANYDPLTGLPNRNRLYGEITRALSEGVPLSLIVTDLEGFRDTNNTMGHETGDLVLRIVAGRIREVVPSGALFARIGGDEFGTLLSGANDPVMLGDVARRINAALAEPIVVDGQEVRLAGNCGMAIAPQHGETVEELLGSANLALFQARSEAGRGGTCLFHPALRAEAVARRMYDAELHRAFERDEFMLFYQPQMLLADNSLAGAEALIRWRHPVRGLLAPGAFLPALEAGVLADRVGRWILDEACAQTAAWRKYVPGFTMGVNLFAAQFRDGNLPQTVIEALERHKLPPDAIDLEITENIILDRQEEVLAQLQALRDAGFGLSFDDFGTGFASLNLLRNFPVSQIKIDKGFTQVMHDSPRDKAIVFSLIDLAGQLGLKVVAEGVESREDRDLLRDHGCDKGQGYFFGMPVPAALFEEQFMGGSPEARRA; this is encoded by the coding sequence GTGGACATGGCTGCCCAGATGTTCGATTGCCCTGCAGCAGCGGTCAATCTGGTGGGGGACGATCACGTCTTTATCGTCTCGGCCTATGGCATAGACGAATATGATCCGGGGCGGGATGTCTCGTTCTGCGCCCATGCCATCAATCAGGGCAAGGTGCTGGTGGTGCCGGATGCGACGTTGGACCCGCGCTTTCACGATAATCCGCTGGTGGAAGGCGGCTTCATCCGTTTCTATGCCGGTGTTCCGATCATGAGCCGGGAAGGCCACGCGCTGGGCGCCTTATGCGTGCTGGACACCGCGCCCCATCTGCAATTCCCGCCTGAGGACCAGCAGCGGCTGATGGAGCTGGCGAAGCTGGCGGCGGACCGGCTCGAATTGCGGCGCCTGCATGTCGCTGCCGAGACGAGCGCCAGCCATCTGGAAGCCAGCGCGGCGACATCGCCCAATGCCATCGTCTGCTTCGATGCCGATGCGCGGATCACCGCGTGGAACGAGGCGGCGGCGCAGATGTTCGGCCATGACGAGCAACAGGCGCTGGGCCAGCCGCTGGACCTGATCGTGGCGGAAGAGGATCGCGCCATGGTCCATGCCGGGATCGCCCGCGTACTGGGCGGCGGCAGCCCCCGGCAGGAAGGCACGGCATTGACCGCGCGGCGGCGCGATGGCGGGCGCTTCCCGGTAGAACTGAACTGGTCGCGCTGGATGGAAGGCGGGGCGATGCATTTCGGCGCGATCATCCGCGACATGACCCAGAAGCGCAGCGAGGAAGAGGCGCTGATCTACCTCGCCAATTACGATCCGCTCACCGGCCTGCCCAACCGCAACCGTCTGTATGGCGAGATTACCCGTGCCCTGTCCGAAGGGGTGCCGCTGTCGCTGATCGTCACCGATCTCGAAGGCTTTCGCGATACGAACAACACGATGGGACACGAAACGGGCGATCTGGTGCTGCGCATCGTCGCGGGGCGGATTCGCGAAGTGGTACCTTCAGGCGCTCTGTTCGCGCGCATCGGGGGCGATGAATTCGGCACTCTGCTGAGCGGGGCGAACGATCCGGTGATGCTGGGCGATGTCGCCCGGCGGATCAATGCCGCGCTGGCCGAACCGATCGTGGTGGACGGGCAGGAAGTGCGCCTTGCCGGCAATTGCGGCATGGCAATTGCCCCGCAGCATGGCGAGACGGTGGAGGAACTGCTCGGCAGTGCCAATCTGGCCCTGTTCCAGGCGCGCAGCGAAGCAGGGCGCGGGGGAACCTGCCTGTTCCATCCGGCCTTGCGCGCAGAAGCCGTGGCCCGGCGGATGTACGATGCCGAACTGCACCGCGCCTTCGAGCGGGACGAGTTCATGCTGTTCTATCAGCCGCAAATGCTGCTGGCCGACAATTCGCTGGCCGGGGCGGAGGCGCTGATCCGCTGGCGCCATCCCGTGCGCGGCCTGCTGGCGCCGGGGGCCTTCCTTCCGGCGCTGGAGGCTGGCGTGCTTGCCGACAGGGTGGGGCGCTGGATTCTGGACGAAGCCTGCGCGCAGACGGCGGCCTGGCGTAAATATGTGCCCGGCTTCACCATGGGTGTGAACCTGTTCGCGGCGCAGTTTCGCGATGGCAACCTGCCGCAAACCGTGATCGAGGCGCTGGAACGGCATAAGCTGCCGCCCGATGCCATCGATCTGGAAATCACCGAGAACATCATTCTGGACCGGCAGGAGGAAGTGCTGGCCCAGTTGCAGGCGCTGCGCGATGCGGGCTTTGGCCTTTCCTTCGATGATTTCGGCACCGGCTTTGCCTCGCTCAACCTGCTGCGCAATTTCCCGGTCAGCCAGATCAAGATCGACAAGGGCTTCACGCAGGTGATGCATGATTCGCCCAGGGACAAGGCCATCGTCTTCTCGCTGATCGACCTTGCCGGGCAGCTGGGGCTGAAGGTGGTGGCCGAAGGGGTGGAAAGCCGGGAAGACCGCGATCTGCTGCGCGATCATGGTTGCGACAAGGGGCAGGGCTACTTCTTCGGCATGCCCGTACCTGCCGCCTTGTTCGAGGAACAGTTCATGGGCGGATCGCCCGAAGCGCGCCGCGCCTGA